One Sediminibacillus dalangtanensis genomic region harbors:
- a CDS encoding AzlC family ABC transporter permease — protein sequence MKGSNGATVKIALLEALPLATAIAAYGLSFGVLANQAGFHPGEATAMSVLVFSGSVQLAAAGMLIGGAGMVSVLITATLLNLRNLLYGAALSKGISTAGRWRWALSFWVSDEPFVLGSARFTKYGPDPLYFAVISFTFYIAWVFATLAGALIGGEIDPHQWGLDLAFPLTFTALLIPSLRKRPEITTALAAAILTTGMEFVFPDNPLTIIATGVAAPFAGLLMARRDRHVS from the coding sequence ATGAAAGGATCAAATGGAGCGACAGTAAAAATTGCCTTGTTGGAAGCTTTGCCGCTGGCAACCGCTATAGCAGCATACGGTTTATCTTTCGGGGTGTTGGCCAACCAGGCCGGTTTCCATCCGGGAGAAGCGACAGCCATGTCCGTTTTGGTTTTTTCCGGCTCGGTGCAGCTGGCCGCGGCAGGAATGCTGATAGGTGGAGCGGGCATGGTGAGTGTATTAATTACAGCCACTTTATTGAATTTACGCAACCTCTTATACGGAGCGGCGCTTTCTAAAGGAATTTCAACCGCTGGTAGATGGAGATGGGCATTATCCTTTTGGGTCTCCGATGAACCATTCGTTCTAGGAAGCGCCCGGTTTACCAAATATGGACCAGATCCATTATATTTTGCCGTTATCTCATTTACATTCTATATTGCCTGGGTTTTTGCTACGCTTGCAGGAGCACTCATTGGAGGGGAAATCGACCCCCATCAATGGGGATTGGATTTAGCATTCCCTCTTACCTTCACCGCTTTGCTTATACCAAGCCTCCGGAAACGCCCAGAAATAACCACAGCCTTGGCAGCAGCTATTTTAACAACAGGAATGGAATTTGTTTTTCCCGACAACCCTTTAACAATTATCGCAACGGGGGTTGCTGCACCATTTGCAGG
- a CDS encoding helix-turn-helix domain-containing protein, producing MNKPKERQTGDAGKRIGTNLRQFRARKGLSIDALSSIIGVSRLTLLKIENGEGNPTLSVIWKIANGLNIPITDLLSIEGEVAVSRKTESLKLSSSDEVFTAEPLFPSYGRTELYRGYLQARGKYEAEAHQTGVTEFVTVMAGGLSIKVDGETYRLEAYDSIRFKGDRLHTYVNTTDQVTILHFMIAYPTL from the coding sequence ATGAATAAACCGAAGGAACGACAGACAGGAGATGCTGGAAAAAGAATCGGGACTAACTTGCGGCAATTCAGGGCAAGAAAAGGACTTAGCATTGACGCGCTTTCCAGTATAATTGGTGTTAGTAGATTGACCTTGCTAAAAATCGAGAATGGAGAGGGAAATCCGACATTGTCCGTGATTTGGAAAATAGCGAATGGGCTGAATATCCCGATTACCGATTTGTTGTCCATAGAAGGAGAAGTAGCTGTATCTCGAAAGACAGAAAGTTTGAAACTAAGCAGTTCGGATGAGGTTTTTACTGCGGAGCCATTGTTCCCTTCTTATGGACGTACGGAGCTTTATCGAGGATACTTACAGGCAAGAGGAAAATATGAGGCAGAAGCACACCAAACAGGTGTAACAGAATTTGTGACTGTAATGGCTGGCGGTCTGTCCATCAAAGTGGATGGGGAGACGTATAGATTGGAAGCTTATGATTCCATTCGGTTTAAAGGAGACCGCCTTCATACTTATGTTAATACAACCGATCAGGTAACCATCCTGCATTTCATGATTGCGTACCCAACCTTATAA
- a CDS encoding serine hydrolase domain-containing protein — MRKQLTSLVEQSTVPGMSLAIIEKYNLQTTECFGVTEAGANQWVKPETLFSACSISKFVTAMLVMKFAGRGILDLDEDVNRKLVSWKVPESPLIKTSKVTLRKLLSHQAGIKDPKESFGPLNEAEGFPLMQDVLTGKTAYCPYPVHVKEKPGGSFHYSDTAYCIIQLLIEDVTEKSFETIIKEELFEPLRMKNSTYTVTEGDKLSSGHDKVGRTVNGKYPVYPFPAAAGLWTTPTDLSLILKEFLLAATGKSTLVLSHSLAEEMLSPQGCAPFSGLGVFLDWGEGEKEISSFGWGIGFQSMLVAYPSLGTGAVIMTNANLGVHQLKGVIGQVYKQLLPQLTKSY; from the coding sequence ATGAGGAAACAGTTAACATCCTTGGTGGAGCAGTCCACTGTTCCTGGTATGAGTTTGGCTATTATCGAGAAGTATAACCTTCAAACAACGGAATGTTTCGGTGTCACAGAAGCTGGTGCTAACCAGTGGGTAAAACCTGAAACGTTATTTAGCGCCTGCTCCATCAGTAAGTTTGTCACAGCCATGCTTGTGATGAAATTCGCTGGAAGAGGAATCCTGGATTTAGATGAGGATGTGAATCGGAAATTAGTCTCTTGGAAGGTGCCTGAATCCCCCCTGATAAAAACAAGCAAAGTCACCTTACGCAAATTGCTAAGCCATCAAGCAGGAATAAAGGACCCGAAGGAAAGCTTCGGTCCCCTTAACGAAGCAGAAGGATTCCCCCTTATGCAAGATGTATTAACGGGTAAAACCGCTTATTGCCCCTATCCAGTCCATGTCAAAGAAAAACCAGGGGGGAGTTTTCATTATTCAGATACTGCTTATTGCATTATTCAGCTTTTGATAGAAGATGTTACCGAAAAATCTTTTGAAACAATAATCAAAGAGGAATTGTTTGAACCCTTGCGAATGAAAAACAGTACATATACCGTAACAGAAGGAGATAAGCTTTCCTCCGGTCACGATAAGGTCGGCCGAACTGTGAATGGGAAATATCCGGTGTATCCCTTTCCTGCCGCAGCAGGTCTATGGACAACCCCTACTGATCTTAGTCTTATATTGAAAGAATTCCTTTTAGCTGCAACTGGTAAAAGCACCTTAGTACTCTCTCATTCCCTTGCGGAAGAAATGCTCTCCCCCCAGGGGTGCGCTCCCTTTTCAGGCCTTGGTGTGTTTTTGGACTGGGGGGAGGGAGAAAAAGAGATTTCTTCTTTCGGTTGGGGAATTGGCTTTCAATCGATGCTTGTCGCTTATCCTTCCTTGGGAACGGGGGCGGTTATCATGACGAATGCAAACTTAGGTGTCCACCAATTGAAAGGTGTAATCGGCCAAGTGTACAAGCAACTGCTTCCTCAATTAACAAAATCGTATTGA
- a CDS encoding ABC-F family ATP-binding cassette domain-containing protein, with protein MSILTVANLTHGFGDRAIFDDVSFRLLQGEHIGLIGANGEGKSTFMNIITGKLEPDAGTVTWSKRSRVGYLDQHADLKQGMSIRDVLRTAFQYLYDMEEEMNLLYAKMGEAEPEELETIMEETGHIQDALTNNDFYTIDAKVEEVANGLGLNDYGLERDVHDLSGGQRTKVLLAKLLLEKPDILLLDEPTNYLDVEHIEWLKSYLLAYDHAFILISHDIPFLNSVVNVIYHMENQQINRYPGDYDEFLRVYEMKKQQLKAAYKKQQKEIANLKDFVARNKANAATSKMAMSRQKKLDKMDLIELDAENPKPSFQFQTARTPGKYLFETTELVIGYDEPLSRPLNLSMERGQKIALYGANGIGKTTLLRSILGEIPAVSGSVQLGEHLHIGYFEQELKKESDNTCIEEIWSEFPHFTQQEVRAALAKCGLTRKHIESKVQVLSGGEKAKVRLCKLLNKETNLLVLDEPTNHLDPDAKAELKRALSEYKGSVLLISHEPEFYDGIVTAKWNCEDWTTKIF; from the coding sequence ATGAGTATATTGACTGTAGCTAACTTGACCCATGGGTTTGGAGACCGGGCGATTTTCGACGATGTCTCGTTTCGCCTATTGCAAGGAGAACATATTGGATTGATCGGCGCCAATGGTGAAGGGAAATCCACCTTCATGAATATTATCACCGGGAAACTAGAGCCAGATGCCGGAACCGTTACCTGGTCCAAGCGCTCAAGAGTCGGCTATCTCGATCAGCACGCCGATTTAAAACAAGGTATGTCGATTCGCGATGTGCTGCGGACCGCTTTTCAATACTTGTATGACATGGAAGAAGAGATGAATCTACTTTATGCAAAAATGGGGGAAGCGGAACCGGAAGAGCTGGAAACCATCATGGAAGAGACCGGGCATATCCAGGACGCCCTGACCAACAATGATTTCTATACGATCGATGCCAAGGTTGAAGAGGTAGCAAACGGGCTTGGCCTTAATGATTATGGGCTTGAGCGGGATGTTCACGATTTGAGCGGCGGCCAGCGTACTAAAGTGCTGCTGGCCAAGCTGCTTCTGGAAAAACCGGACATCCTTCTGCTTGATGAGCCGACCAACTATTTGGATGTGGAACATATAGAATGGTTGAAAAGTTACTTACTGGCATACGATCATGCCTTCATCCTTATTTCGCATGATATTCCGTTTTTAAATAGTGTTGTAAATGTTATCTACCATATGGAAAACCAGCAAATAAACCGCTATCCGGGAGACTATGATGAATTTCTCCGTGTGTATGAAATGAAAAAACAGCAGCTGAAAGCAGCCTATAAGAAACAGCAGAAAGAAATAGCCAATTTAAAAGATTTTGTCGCCCGCAATAAAGCAAACGCAGCTACAAGCAAAATGGCGATGTCGCGTCAGAAGAAATTGGATAAAATGGATCTCATTGAGCTGGATGCAGAAAATCCGAAGCCTTCCTTTCAGTTTCAAACAGCACGGACTCCTGGTAAGTATTTGTTTGAAACAACCGAATTGGTCATTGGTTATGACGAACCCTTATCGCGTCCATTGAATCTTTCAATGGAACGCGGGCAAAAAATCGCTTTATATGGAGCGAATGGAATCGGCAAAACGACATTGCTGCGCAGTATTCTTGGAGAAATCCCTGCTGTTTCCGGCTCTGTTCAATTAGGCGAGCACCTTCATATTGGTTACTTTGAACAAGAGTTAAAAAAAGAGTCAGACAACACGTGTATTGAAGAAATATGGAGCGAGTTCCCCCACTTCACCCAACAGGAAGTGCGAGCTGCACTGGCTAAGTGCGGACTGACAAGAAAGCATATTGAAAGCAAGGTACAAGTCCTCAGCGGCGGGGAAAAAGCCAAAGTACGCCTTTGCAAATTGCTCAACAAGGAAACGAATCTGCTCGTTTTGGATGAGCCGACCAATCACTTAGATCCAGATGCGAAAGCGGAACTAAAGCGTGCACTTTCTGAATACAAAGGTAGTGTCCTGCTTATTTCTCACGAGCCGGAGTTTTACGATGGAATCGTTACAGCTAAATGGAATTGCGAAGATTGGACGACAAAAATTTTTTAA
- a CDS encoding DEAD/DEAH box helicase — translation MKLNLTKKKIKDRCGTVSYKSGEAFFRSKKVKLTTPMPGRWEAIVIGKEDFHVLIKTDKNGYICTSCSCPSLAGFPKDCQHIAAALLAIEQNESASQASTQEGSGLADNLVSLFKQPEVRPARQQPHFENRQLLDIQFTCKLVTSPGTDSYFAIGLAVSTHKVKDIPSFLRRLQEGQPVLLSPALTIDMQVHCLPQEEDAVLKHLTGIMQDQWEGMDNAETEFLPIPPSAWEKLRYLLQTVKYVQLEYRRQQYPRFEVSEEKLPLRFELVESGVRGFLHVEGLEKIVLVEPYQTVLAGGTLIKIERHDCKRLAELMRMLGRSGTKRIPIEPGQFSFFIEKVVPGLKNIGMVTISGGEHFSLANKPLVAKLYLDRVNSRLLAGLEFHYDQIVINPMEERELALHSLIVRDSEKEEKILQLMEDSLFTKTDSGYYLHNEELEYDFLTYTLPKLQKLARVYTTTAVRVRVVKENIFPRIRVKVHKDRMNWLEYKFEMDGIADDQVRELLHDLEEKRKYHRLRNGSLLSLETKEFQEIRRFLNEIPEGEGDMENGLKIPFEQSLQLLDQVDSNPVLLVEDSFRAFLRSISQPNEQAFDLPTGSEKVLREYQIRGFQWLKTLAFYGFGGILADDMGLGKTVQAITFLLSEQEQMRKNQQPALIVCPSSVTYNWLHELRKFAPGMKAMVLEGEKHLRKKMMEHVSDQDILIVSYPILRRDITEVEKTVFHTVFYDEAQAFKNPVTQTARAAKRVQAIHRFALTGTPMENAYEELWSIFHVVFPALFQGLRAYSFLSKDAIAKRARPFILRRMKTDVLSELPQKRQSIETLELLPEQKKLYAAYLAKLRHDTLKHLDKETFHKNKIRILAGLTRLRQICCHPGLFVDKYQGSSAKFRQLFELIREAKLAGRRLLVFSQFTKMLDLIGRELTARGWTFFYLDGQTPGNERVETCERFNEGERDLFLISMKAGGTGLNLTGADTVIFYDSWWNPAVEEQAADRAYRIGQQRDVEVIKLVARGTIEEKMNDLQQKKRKMIGEILDSDAKEAALLTETDIKELLTFNE, via the coding sequence ATGAAGCTAAACCTTACCAAAAAAAAGATTAAAGATAGATGCGGCACAGTCTCCTATAAAAGTGGTGAAGCCTTCTTTCGCAGTAAGAAAGTAAAACTGACTACTCCCATGCCAGGGAGATGGGAAGCAATCGTCATCGGCAAGGAAGACTTCCATGTTTTGATTAAAACGGATAAAAATGGATATATCTGTACTTCCTGCAGTTGTCCTTCTTTAGCGGGTTTTCCAAAAGATTGTCAGCATATTGCTGCTGCCTTGCTCGCAATCGAACAGAACGAATCAGCTTCTCAAGCATCAACACAGGAAGGAAGTGGACTAGCTGATAACTTGGTTTCCCTGTTCAAACAGCCGGAGGTACGTCCAGCCAGACAACAACCCCATTTTGAAAACCGTCAACTGCTGGATATCCAATTCACTTGTAAGCTTGTTACTTCTCCTGGCACCGACAGTTATTTTGCCATAGGCCTTGCTGTATCTACTCATAAAGTAAAAGATATCCCAAGCTTTCTGCGCCGATTACAGGAAGGGCAACCGGTATTGCTGTCCCCCGCTTTGACGATCGATATGCAAGTGCATTGTTTGCCGCAGGAAGAAGATGCCGTGCTCAAGCATTTGACTGGTATCATGCAGGATCAGTGGGAGGGCATGGATAATGCAGAAACAGAATTCTTACCGATTCCGCCATCAGCCTGGGAAAAGCTCCGTTACCTTTTACAGACAGTCAAATATGTTCAACTTGAATACCGAAGGCAACAATACCCACGTTTTGAAGTATCTGAGGAAAAATTGCCCCTGCGCTTTGAATTGGTTGAATCGGGCGTGAGAGGTTTTTTACATGTCGAGGGTTTGGAGAAAATCGTTCTGGTGGAACCTTATCAAACCGTACTGGCAGGAGGAACATTGATAAAGATAGAACGACATGACTGCAAACGTCTCGCAGAATTGATGCGGATGCTGGGAAGATCCGGAACAAAAAGGATTCCGATCGAACCTGGACAATTCTCTTTTTTTATCGAAAAGGTTGTGCCTGGACTGAAAAATATCGGCATGGTGACCATTTCGGGAGGAGAGCATTTCAGTCTGGCGAATAAGCCTCTTGTCGCAAAATTGTACTTGGATAGAGTGAACAGCCGTCTGCTTGCTGGCCTGGAATTCCATTATGACCAAATTGTGATTAATCCGATGGAAGAACGGGAGCTTGCTTTGCATTCTTTAATTGTCCGGGATAGCGAAAAAGAGGAGAAGATTCTTCAGTTAATGGAGGACAGTCTGTTCACCAAAACAGACAGTGGTTATTATCTGCATAACGAAGAGTTGGAATACGACTTTCTTACTTATACCTTGCCTAAACTCCAGAAATTGGCCCGAGTCTATACGACAACGGCTGTCAGGGTCCGGGTTGTAAAGGAAAATATTTTTCCGAGAATCAGGGTCAAGGTGCATAAAGACCGTATGAATTGGTTGGAATACAAATTTGAAATGGATGGGATCGCCGACGACCAGGTTAGAGAGCTGTTGCATGATTTAGAAGAGAAAAGAAAATATCACCGATTAAGAAATGGTTCACTGCTTTCTTTGGAAACGAAGGAATTTCAAGAAATCAGGCGATTTTTAAATGAGATTCCGGAAGGAGAAGGAGACATGGAAAACGGGTTGAAGATCCCATTTGAACAAAGCCTTCAGCTGCTTGACCAAGTAGACAGTAATCCGGTCCTGTTAGTGGAAGATTCTTTCCGGGCATTTTTGAGAAGTATCAGCCAGCCAAATGAACAAGCATTCGATTTGCCTACCGGTTCGGAAAAAGTACTTCGGGAATATCAGATTCGGGGTTTTCAATGGTTGAAAACATTGGCTTTCTACGGATTCGGTGGTATTCTTGCCGATGATATGGGCCTTGGGAAAACGGTGCAGGCTATCACGTTCTTATTGTCTGAACAAGAACAGATGAGGAAGAATCAGCAGCCGGCATTGATTGTTTGTCCTTCTTCGGTTACTTACAACTGGCTCCATGAATTGAGAAAGTTCGCTCCCGGGATGAAGGCCATGGTTCTCGAAGGGGAAAAACACTTGCGGAAGAAAATGATGGAGCATGTAAGTGATCAGGATATCTTGATTGTCTCCTATCCTATATTGAGAAGAGACATCACTGAAGTGGAAAAGACTGTTTTCCATACCGTCTTCTATGATGAAGCGCAGGCGTTCAAAAATCCTGTCACCCAAACCGCGCGGGCAGCAAAAAGGGTTCAGGCAATCCATCGATTCGCGCTGACAGGCACTCCTATGGAGAATGCCTATGAAGAACTATGGTCCATTTTCCATGTTGTTTTTCCTGCTCTATTTCAAGGTCTTCGGGCGTATAGTTTCTTGTCTAAGGATGCAATCGCCAAACGGGCCAGACCATTTATTTTACGCAGGATGAAGACGGACGTACTTTCTGAACTTCCACAAAAACGGCAAAGTATCGAAACGCTAGAACTGCTTCCCGAACAGAAGAAACTTTATGCAGCTTATTTAGCTAAGCTTAGGCATGACACCTTGAAACATTTGGATAAGGAAACGTTTCATAAAAATAAAATAAGGATTCTGGCCGGATTGACGCGGTTAAGGCAGATTTGCTGTCACCCTGGTTTGTTCGTCGATAAATATCAAGGAAGTTCGGCAAAATTCCGTCAGTTGTTTGAATTGATAAGAGAGGCAAAACTCGCCGGAAGAAGATTATTGGTGTTTTCCCAGTTCACCAAAATGCTCGATTTAATCGGAAGAGAGCTGACTGCCAGAGGATGGACATTTTTTTATTTGGACGGGCAGACCCCGGGAAACGAAAGAGTTGAGACGTGTGAAAGATTCAACGAGGGGGAGCGTGATCTGTTTCTGATATCGATGAAAGCGGGCGGGACCGGACTTAATTTGACAGGTGCCGATACCGTTATCTTCTATGACAGCTGGTGGAATCCAGCCGTCGAGGAACAGGCCGCAGATCGTGCTTACCGAATCGGCCAGCAGCGGGATGTGGAAGTGATTAAACTTGTCGCTAGAGGTACGATTGAAGAGAAAATGAATGATTTGCAACAGAAAAAGCGAAAAATGATTGGCGAGATACTCGATTCGGATGCAAAGGAAGCGGCATTGCTTACAGAAACAGATATCAAAGAATTATTGACGTTCAACGAATAA
- a CDS encoding GrpB family protein, with amino-acid sequence MRNVEVVSYKDQWPNLFLKEAKEIKEVFGDELIDVHHIGSTSVPGLAAKPIIDIMPVVRDIEKVDRYNRQMAAIGYEGKGEFGIPGRRYFRKGGENRSHHVHIFQQGDKGVTRHLAFRDFLRTHPHVARKYGAKKQELAGQFPCNIESYMDGKNQLAQEIEQKALAWYQNN; translated from the coding sequence ATGCGAAACGTTGAAGTAGTATCTTACAAGGATCAATGGCCGAATTTGTTCTTGAAAGAGGCAAAGGAGATCAAAGAAGTTTTTGGAGACGAACTAATCGATGTTCATCATATCGGGAGTACGTCTGTTCCTGGATTAGCGGCTAAACCGATTATCGATATCATGCCGGTAGTCCGGGATATCGAGAAGGTAGACAGATACAATCGACAGATGGCTGCAATCGGCTATGAAGGAAAAGGAGAGTTTGGCATCCCGGGACGCAGATATTTTCGAAAAGGCGGCGAAAATCGCAGCCACCATGTTCATATCTTCCAACAAGGAGATAAAGGGGTAACCCGGCATTTGGCATTTCGTGATTTTTTACGGACGCATCCACATGTAGCCCGGAAATATGGGGCCAAAAAACAGGAATTAGCCGGGCAATTCCCATGCAACATAGAGTCGTATATGGATGGAAAAAATCAGCTTGCCCAGGAAATTGAGCAAAAGGCGCTGGCATGGTATCAGAACAATTAA
- a CDS encoding SET domain-containing protein, with the protein MIEIRTSKISDGEFNRGVFATRDISKGEIIHEAPVIPYPNDQHQYIEQTVLDDYVFEYGKNHTAVVLGYGMLFNHSYQPNADYDINFSKHTFDYFAHKDIKAGEEILINYNGDVDNDDPLWFNMENE; encoded by the coding sequence ATGATTGAAATAAGAACATCTAAGATCAGTGACGGGGAATTTAACCGCGGTGTCTTTGCTACACGTGATATTTCCAAAGGGGAAATCATCCATGAGGCACCTGTCATTCCTTATCCGAATGATCAACATCAATACATTGAGCAAACCGTTCTGGATGATTATGTTTTTGAATATGGAAAAAATCACACGGCGGTTGTTCTCGGTTATGGCATGCTGTTCAACCATTCCTATCAGCCTAATGCGGACTATGATATCAATTTCTCCAAACATACCTTTGACTACTTCGCCCATAAAGATATTAAAGCCGGAGAAGAAATTTTGATCAATTATAATGGTGATGTAGATAACGATGATCCGCTTTGGTTTAACATGGAAAACGAATAA
- a CDS encoding GyrI-like domain-containing protein yields the protein MKESYKLLEVPGYRAVGLKWEGAYKDIDQLKQTIRRMNERVGELDKAVEPDVQLGLSYHLRPDGFVHYSAYKVSEEQQVPKGMVEIRIPAMTCLYTEHQKGQSIGETYWKLNHWLESSSYRPFKEKGVDYYDDLPIKHERYPADRDEENPHFAILIPVINRDEKKA from the coding sequence TTGAAAGAGAGCTATAAACTTTTGGAAGTGCCGGGTTATCGAGCAGTAGGTTTAAAGTGGGAAGGGGCTTACAAGGATATTGACCAATTAAAACAAACGATTCGACGTATGAATGAAAGAGTGGGAGAACTGGATAAAGCAGTTGAACCTGATGTTCAGCTGGGATTGTCTTATCATCTGCGTCCGGATGGTTTTGTTCATTATTCTGCATACAAGGTAAGTGAGGAACAGCAGGTTCCAAAGGGAATGGTGGAAATCAGAATACCAGCAATGACTTGTTTATATACGGAGCACCAGAAAGGACAGAGTATTGGAGAGACATATTGGAAATTGAACCATTGGCTAGAGTCTAGTTCCTACCGTCCTTTTAAGGAAAAGGGTGTCGATTATTACGACGACTTGCCAATAAAGCATGAAAGATATCCGGCAGACCGGGATGAGGAGAATCCGCATTTTGCTATTTTGATTCCGGTAATCAATCGAGATGAGAAAAAGGCATGA
- a CDS encoding VOC family protein, whose amino-acid sequence MNGRTINQPIISRVGGALLHVDNLKKMVAWYGALLNMDVTIDKDIPFYVFDLDNNINLTLDDHRNIPSVNKRYPICQLKTKDIETTYKVVREARIPITLDLKRPHPGLAYFNIQDSEGNSLMILESEWINPAPIKQNDTSHPITNHLSNIIIPVHDLERATEWYSKLLGFPIRKDRQDGGPVYSFDYDGGTGILLDDNRNNQDLTSFPGFMLKAKDIKEAFSYVRKSDVEVVRNVQHDHYFIIKDAEENSVMICT is encoded by the coding sequence GTGAACGGAAGAACAATCAATCAACCGATTATCAGCAGGGTGGGTGGTGCATTGCTTCACGTGGACAACTTAAAGAAAATGGTCGCCTGGTATGGGGCGTTGTTGAATATGGATGTCACAATTGATAAAGACATCCCGTTCTATGTATTCGATCTGGATAATAACATCAATCTTACGCTTGATGACCATCGCAACATACCTAGCGTTAATAAAAGGTATCCAATCTGTCAGCTGAAGACAAAGGATATCGAAACAACTTACAAAGTGGTACGGGAAGCAAGAATACCAATCACACTTGATTTAAAGCGTCCACATCCCGGCTTGGCTTACTTTAACATACAGGATTCGGAAGGCAATAGCTTGATGATCCTTGAATCGGAATGGATTAATCCAGCTCCAATTAAGCAGAACGATACTTCCCATCCGATCACAAACCATTTAAGTAATATAATCATTCCGGTTCATGATTTGGAAAGGGCGACAGAATGGTATAGCAAGTTGCTCGGTTTTCCGATAAGAAAAGATCGGCAGGATGGCGGCCCCGTTTACTCATTCGACTATGATGGAGGAACTGGAATACTGCTCGATGACAACCGCAACAATCAGGACTTAACTTCCTTTCCTGGTTTTATGTTAAAGGCGAAGGATATTAAAGAGGCTTTTTCCTATGTTCGGAAAAGCGACGTGGAGGTTGTAAGAAATGTTCAACATGATCACTACTTTATCATCAAAGACGCCGAGGAAAATTCGGTCATGATTTGTACTTGA
- a CDS encoding Na+/H+ antiporter NhaC family protein produces the protein MSVEWLSIVPFSIVIALSIWLKRILPGLVLGVLAGSILLKAGWLSASDQAVTYMVETLSDETNIKIIGFLYLFGGLVGMMTISGGIKGFSEWIGGKIHSQRSLLGLIWLTLPFTFMMPMFRIMMIGPVVKSLLGKWSISRQKVGFTMDVSTSSVIVLLPVATAFVGFMVSLVENGIHKNGLEMSAYSVFLMSIPFNFFAIIMLLFGLARTFWTSKAIEKEPHKDEGDEDHPFHRSSIDKELSLVKAQPWNLIVPLFLLLGLSLYLLWQDGRAKGAITVFDAFTQADATFVMLLAVFLTLTVTFLFYAIRKLPLNELLYHFVDGGNQMMQAIILLILVWALSLNAEDLGFSQFVSSTLGSFLPAFTIPAILFVLGSTVGYFIGSSWGTWGLFMPLGFSLAAATDAPIIMTVGAVFASGSFGAMTSPLGDTTITTASIMELPLVEYAYYKLKFCAAGAGVATLCYLAAGFFYA, from the coding sequence TTGTCAGTCGAGTGGCTTTCCATCGTACCGTTTTCTATCGTTATCGCCCTGTCCATTTGGTTGAAAAGAATTTTACCTGGTCTTGTTCTTGGTGTCCTGGCAGGTTCTATCCTTTTAAAAGCAGGATGGTTAAGTGCGTCCGATCAAGCTGTCACTTATATGGTCGAAACGTTGTCAGACGAAACCAACATTAAAATTATCGGATTCTTATATTTGTTCGGTGGACTGGTCGGAATGATGACGATATCTGGCGGAATCAAAGGATTCTCAGAATGGATAGGGGGGAAAATCCATTCTCAGCGGAGTCTTTTAGGTCTTATCTGGTTGACCCTGCCTTTTACTTTTATGATGCCGATGTTCCGGATTATGATGATTGGTCCTGTTGTTAAATCATTGTTGGGCAAATGGAGCATTTCCAGACAAAAGGTCGGATTTACGATGGATGTTTCTACTTCATCCGTCATTGTCCTTTTGCCTGTCGCAACCGCTTTTGTCGGTTTTATGGTCTCACTTGTTGAGAACGGGATTCATAAAAATGGTTTGGAAATGAGTGCTTATAGCGTATTTTTGATGAGTATCCCATTTAATTTTTTTGCCATCATCATGCTTCTGTTCGGTCTTGCTCGTACGTTTTGGACATCTAAAGCCATTGAAAAAGAACCACACAAAGATGAAGGTGACGAAGATCATCCTTTTCACCGTTCCAGCATTGATAAAGAATTATCATTGGTGAAAGCCCAGCCTTGGAATCTCATCGTCCCATTATTTCTGCTTTTGGGTTTGTCATTGTATTTGCTTTGGCAAGATGGCCGCGCAAAAGGGGCGATAACGGTATTCGATGCGTTTACGCAAGCCGATGCTACGTTCGTCATGCTGCTGGCCGTATTCTTAACCTTGACGGTTACGTTCCTTTTCTATGCGATTCGCAAATTGCCGTTAAATGAATTGCTGTATCATTTCGTGGATGGCGGAAACCAAATGATGCAGGCAATTATTCTGCTGATCCTTGTTTGGGCATTATCACTGAATGCGGAAGATTTAGGTTTTTCACAGTTCGTCAGTTCAACGCTGGGTAGTTTTCTTCCTGCATTTACGATTCCGGCTATTTTATTTGTTCTGGGATCGACTGTAGGTTACTTTATTGGTTCTTCCTGGGGGACGTGGGGGTTGTTTATGCCCTTAGGATTCTCCCTGGCTGCTGCCACCGATGCACCGATCATAATGACAGTAGGTGCAGTGTTCGCCAGCGGTTCATTTGGAGCCATGACTTCCCCGCTTGGAGATACAACGATTACTACAGCCTCCATTATGGAGCTGCCACTGGTTGAATATGCTTACTATAAGCTGAAATTTTGCGCTGCCGGTGCCGGAGTTGCTACACTGTGCTATCTTGCAGCAGGTTTTTTCTATGCCTGA